From Pseudovibrio sp. Tun.PSC04-5.I4, a single genomic window includes:
- a CDS encoding cobyrinate a,c-diamide synthase: MTIAKGFVIAAPSSGAGKTTVTLALLRALRETGLRIASGKSGPDYIDPAFHEAASGRSCLNYDAWAMSLAQLSLNATEQEKHTDIVVIEGAMGLYDGAADGSGSVAELATHLGLPIILVVDCKSQSQSVAALVHGFMTYKSPSHVVGVILNRVGSERHERLLRRALDPLSVIVLGAFYRSDELTLPERHLGLVQAGEREDLETFLQHAGETAKNSVDVPALLSLAQILAIPARENKELTGISHLPPLGQHIAIAKDIAFAFCYDHLLDDWQRHGATLSFFSPLANEAPHADAEAVFLSGGYPELHAEKLADASRFKAGMKAAASAGKLIYGECGGYMVLGETLIDKQGVGHEMLGLLPIETSFAKRKLHLGYRQLKPTEAAIEAGLPWAKPLGAHEFHYSTVTAKQDAPALFEAKDAEHTDLGEMGHINGRAMGSFAHVVAERSEEWWSASS; the protein is encoded by the coding sequence ATGACTATCGCAAAAGGCTTTGTGATTGCGGCTCCTTCATCTGGTGCCGGGAAGACCACGGTTACACTCGCTCTTTTGCGTGCCTTGCGGGAAACGGGCCTGCGCATTGCTTCAGGTAAATCTGGCCCGGACTATATCGACCCGGCATTTCATGAGGCAGCTTCTGGTCGGTCTTGCCTCAATTATGATGCATGGGCCATGTCACTTGCTCAGCTTTCATTGAATGCGACTGAGCAGGAAAAGCATACTGATATTGTGGTGATTGAAGGCGCAATGGGCCTTTATGACGGCGCCGCTGATGGGTCTGGCTCAGTCGCTGAGCTCGCCACACATTTGGGCCTACCCATTATTCTGGTGGTGGATTGCAAATCACAATCCCAATCAGTTGCGGCCTTGGTTCATGGCTTCATGACCTACAAAAGCCCGTCCCATGTTGTTGGCGTTATCCTCAACCGAGTTGGGTCTGAACGACATGAGAGATTGCTCCGGCGGGCGCTCGATCCACTAAGCGTGATTGTTCTTGGGGCATTCTATCGGTCCGATGAGCTCACATTGCCAGAACGACACCTCGGACTAGTGCAAGCTGGCGAGCGAGAAGATCTGGAAACGTTTTTGCAGCATGCTGGCGAAACTGCGAAGAACAGTGTGGACGTCCCAGCATTGCTGAGCCTCGCTCAGATTCTTGCTATTCCTGCGCGTGAAAACAAGGAGCTGACCGGCATAAGCCATTTACCACCGCTAGGTCAGCACATTGCGATTGCAAAGGATATCGCCTTTGCCTTTTGTTATGATCATCTGCTGGATGACTGGCAGCGGCATGGTGCAACACTCTCGTTTTTCTCACCGCTTGCGAATGAAGCTCCGCACGCTGATGCGGAAGCTGTGTTTCTAAGCGGCGGATATCCGGAACTTCATGCTGAAAAGCTTGCCGATGCGAGCCGTTTCAAAGCTGGGATGAAGGCGGCGGCCAGCGCAGGTAAGCTCATTTACGGTGAGTGCGGTGGCTATATGGTTTTGGGTGAAACCCTGATTGATAAGCAGGGTGTTGGTCACGAAATGTTGGGTTTACTGCCTATTGAAACCAGCTTTGCCAAGCGAAAGCTACATTTGGGATACCGGCAACTGAAGCCGACAGAAGCGGCAATCGAGGCCGGTTTGCCTTGGGCCAAGCCTCTCGGCGCTCATGAGTTCCACTATTCAACTGTTACCGCAAAACAAGATGCACCTGCTTTGTTTGAAGCCAAGGATGCCGAGCATACGGACCTTGGTGAAATGGGACACATCAACGGGCGCGCGATGGGATCTTTCGCCCATGTGGTGGCAGAAAGAAGCGAAGAGTGGTGGTCCGCTTCTTCCTGA
- the cobM gene encoding precorrin-4 C(11)-methyltransferase encodes MTVHFIGAGPGDPELITVRGLKLIEKCKVCLYAGSLVPPAIVEAAPDDALVMDTASMTLGEIIDEMEKAHKQGLDVARVHSGDPSIYGATAEQMRRLDALEIDYDVTPGVPAFAAAAAALKTELTIPEVAQTIIVTRTSMKSSGMPEGEDLETLGKSGATLAIHLSVRNLGEIYRKLAPLYGEDCPVIIAYRVGWPDEFFIHGTLATIREKVKASKITRTALIFVGPALKAGKEFRDSALYDANHVHVLRPKKKAKASV; translated from the coding sequence GTGACAGTACATTTTATTGGAGCGGGTCCCGGAGATCCGGAACTCATCACGGTTCGCGGCCTCAAACTTATCGAGAAGTGCAAGGTCTGCCTTTACGCTGGTTCACTGGTACCACCTGCAATTGTTGAAGCAGCGCCAGATGATGCATTGGTGATGGATACGGCATCCATGACACTGGGCGAAATCATCGATGAGATGGAAAAAGCGCATAAACAAGGGTTGGATGTCGCCCGCGTTCACTCTGGTGATCCGTCCATCTACGGTGCAACAGCGGAACAAATGCGCCGGTTGGATGCTCTGGAGATCGACTATGATGTGACGCCCGGTGTACCAGCGTTTGCTGCTGCTGCTGCTGCGTTGAAAACTGAGCTTACTATCCCGGAAGTTGCACAGACCATCATCGTCACCCGAACTTCTATGAAATCCTCCGGCATGCCTGAAGGCGAGGATTTGGAAACGCTCGGTAAGTCAGGTGCAACGCTCGCGATCCATCTTAGCGTTCGGAATCTGGGTGAGATCTACCGCAAGTTGGCCCCGCTTTATGGTGAGGATTGCCCGGTGATCATCGCGTATCGTGTTGGCTGGCCAGATGAGTTCTTCATTCACGGCACGCTGGCAACCATTCGCGAGAAGGTAAAGGCGTCGAAGATCACCCGCACGGCATTGATTTTCGTTGGTCCTGCGTTGAAGGCTGGCAAAGAGTTCCGCGACAGCGCGCTCTATGATGCCAACCACGTTCACGTTCTGCGGCCTAAGAAAAAAGCTAAGGCTTCCGTGTAA
- the cobJ gene encoding precorrin-3B C(17)-methyltransferase gives MDVAPAIVIISPIALKTAQKISAVLDESLIHGYAKSGSKPNVDHHLSFSEPMEHLRSLFQSGTPIIGICAAGILIRALAPVLAEKHKEPPVIAISEDGSSVIPLLGGHRGANALAHEIAEILQGHAAITTAGDSVFGVALDDPPNGWTLANPKDAKPLMANLLAGKSVKLSGKAEWLENASLPLDETAMLEIVTTEQAETGNESKLVFHPQTHVVGLGCSRGCSLDELDDLLQKSLAQTGISLGSVAAFASIDLKANEVAMNQLAAKYDKPLRLFTADELNEQKDRLQNPSEVVFAEVGCHGVSEGAALSGVGASGELVLAKHKTANATVAIARAPAPVLTESIGRARGRLHVIGIGPGQAIWRTPEASSWLAEADEVVGYGLYLDLVASLIRGKQRHAFPLGAEEERVRFALERAGQGHNVALVCSGDSGVYAMGALVFELLDRPQNNGGVSDAARKVEVASAPGISAMIALSNRIGAPLGHDFCAISLSDLLTPWETIQQRLEGAAIGDFVIGFYNPVSKRRRTQLAWAREKLLEYRPADTPVVLGSNIGRESEVISTTTLKELKVDDVDMLTTVIVGGSQTRLGGDGHSSRFVYTPRGYAKKIDAKQMKTETNA, from the coding sequence ATGGACGTTGCCCCGGCAATCGTAATTATCAGCCCAATCGCGCTGAAAACGGCCCAAAAAATCTCCGCTGTTCTGGATGAGAGCTTGATCCACGGCTATGCTAAAAGCGGATCCAAGCCGAATGTAGATCATCACCTCTCGTTCTCTGAACCGATGGAGCACCTGCGTTCGCTGTTCCAGTCAGGCACGCCAATCATTGGCATTTGTGCGGCTGGTATTCTCATTCGCGCACTCGCTCCTGTCCTTGCTGAAAAGCATAAGGAACCTCCAGTCATTGCTATCTCGGAGGATGGGTCCAGTGTCATTCCTCTACTTGGCGGTCATCGGGGTGCTAATGCGTTGGCGCATGAAATTGCGGAGATCCTACAAGGCCATGCAGCGATCACCACCGCAGGCGATAGTGTCTTCGGCGTTGCGCTGGATGACCCGCCAAACGGTTGGACACTGGCAAACCCAAAAGATGCAAAGCCGCTCATGGCGAACCTGCTTGCGGGTAAATCAGTGAAACTCAGCGGCAAAGCTGAGTGGCTGGAAAATGCATCCTTGCCACTGGATGAAACAGCTATGCTGGAAATCGTTACGACAGAGCAGGCGGAAACAGGCAACGAAAGCAAGTTGGTATTCCACCCGCAAACCCATGTTGTCGGGCTTGGGTGCTCTCGCGGCTGTAGCCTGGACGAGTTGGATGATCTGCTTCAGAAGTCTCTGGCGCAAACTGGTATCTCTCTTGGGTCTGTCGCTGCATTTGCGAGTATTGACCTCAAAGCAAACGAAGTTGCCATGAACCAGTTGGCAGCAAAATACGATAAGCCACTCCGCCTGTTTACCGCTGATGAGCTGAACGAACAGAAAGACCGCCTGCAAAACCCATCTGAGGTGGTGTTTGCAGAAGTTGGCTGCCACGGCGTCAGCGAAGGCGCTGCTCTTTCAGGTGTGGGTGCAAGCGGTGAGCTTGTCCTAGCCAAGCATAAAACAGCAAATGCCACGGTTGCCATTGCCCGTGCTCCAGCGCCGGTCTTGACTGAGAGCATCGGCAGAGCACGCGGACGCTTACATGTCATCGGCATCGGTCCGGGTCAGGCAATCTGGCGCACACCAGAAGCGTCCAGCTGGCTGGCGGAAGCTGATGAAGTTGTCGGCTACGGCTTGTACCTTGATCTCGTCGCATCTCTCATCCGTGGCAAACAACGTCACGCCTTCCCACTGGGCGCGGAAGAAGAGCGCGTCCGCTTTGCGCTGGAGCGAGCAGGGCAGGGCCATAACGTTGCGCTGGTTTGTTCCGGTGATTCCGGCGTTTACGCCATGGGTGCTTTGGTGTTTGAACTGCTGGATCGCCCGCAAAACAATGGCGGTGTCAGCGATGCAGCGCGCAAAGTTGAGGTTGCATCAGCTCCGGGTATCTCCGCTATGATCGCGCTCAGTAACCGTATTGGTGCACCGCTGGGGCATGATTTCTGCGCCATCTCACTGTCTGATCTGCTGACCCCTTGGGAAACAATCCAGCAACGTCTGGAAGGCGCTGCGATTGGCGACTTTGTTATCGGGTTTTACAATCCGGTTTCCAAACGCCGCCGCACGCAGCTGGCTTGGGCACGGGAAAAGCTTTTGGAATATCGTCCGGCAGATACCCCGGTTGTTCTTGGCAGCAACATTGGCCGTGAGAGTGAAGTCATCTCCACCACAACGCTCAAAGAGCTGAAAGTGGATGATGTTGATATGCTCACCACAGTGATTGTTGGTGGTAGCCAAACCCGACTTGGTGGTGACGGGCATTCCTCTCGTTTTGTATATACCCCGCGCGGATACGCAAAAAAGATTGATGCCAAGCAGATGAAAACGGAGACCAACGCGTGA
- the cobI gene encoding precorrin-2 C(20)-methyltransferase: protein MTGTLYGVGLGPGDPELLTLKAHRLICSAKTIAYPAAIGVPSFARHIASQYIAEGTIEIPIEMPMKVERFPAKEIYDQAAATIAAKLESGEDVVVLCEGDPFLYGSFMYLYERLQGDFPCEVVPGVSSINACAAALGRPLAARNDVLTIIPGPSDNDKLTRMIEQTDAFVIMKVGRHLPRVKALLEELGLLGAAGYVERATLPEMVVTRLADYPNETAPYFSMIIVYKGEEAWTLPRQS from the coding sequence ATGACTGGTACGCTCTATGGTGTTGGTCTTGGACCCGGAGATCCTGAGCTTTTGACGTTGAAAGCGCATAGGCTTATTTGCTCTGCCAAAACGATTGCTTATCCGGCAGCAATTGGTGTGCCCAGCTTTGCACGGCACATTGCCTCGCAATACATCGCTGAAGGTACGATTGAAATACCCATCGAAATGCCGATGAAGGTAGAACGGTTTCCCGCAAAGGAGATCTACGATCAAGCCGCGGCCACCATTGCGGCAAAGCTCGAATCTGGCGAGGATGTTGTTGTCCTGTGTGAGGGCGACCCGTTCCTCTATGGCTCCTTTATGTATCTGTATGAGCGGTTGCAGGGCGATTTTCCTTGTGAGGTTGTACCGGGCGTCTCATCCATCAACGCCTGCGCAGCAGCTTTGGGAAGGCCCTTGGCAGCGCGTAACGATGTGCTGACGATCATTCCCGGACCTTCAGATAATGACAAGCTCACCCGCATGATCGAGCAGACAGATGCGTTTGTGATTATGAAGGTTGGGCGTCATCTGCCACGGGTCAAAGCTCTGCTGGAAGAACTCGGTTTGCTCGGTGCTGCTGGATATGTAGAACGCGCTACCCTGCCAGAAATGGTTGTGACACGCCTTGCAGATTATCCCAATGAAACCGCGCCATATTTTTCGATGATTATTGTTTACAAGGGAGAAGAGGCATGGACGTTGCCCCGGCAATCGTAA
- the cbiE gene encoding precorrin-6y C5,15-methyltransferase (decarboxylating) subunit CbiE has product MTDQSAPWLTILGIGEDGYEGLSAIAKSALNSATLVYGGARHLELVKDNLQNTDCTVRAWPSPFSKGIEELAENQGHKTVVLATGDPQWFGIGATLHRKFSVDEIEVIPHLSAFSLAASRIGWPLQNVETLSLHGRPLDTLRGFLYPGARIIALTSNGSAPGEIADLLADEGYGASSLTVLEHLGGPREKVTICTAEDYAGEAADLNTVAIEAKPVANTPVLSRAPGLPDTAFRHDGKMTKQEVRSVTLAKLAPIPGQLLWDVGAGSGSIGIEWLRAAKDTKAIGIEPLETRRTFACGNAAALGVPHLQLIDGKAPDALKNLPQPDAIFVGGGLTSAGIIAACFEALPSGGRLVANAVTLEGEQVLAESWKKHGGELCRIAVSRADPIGGLTGWRPMMPVTQWSLVKL; this is encoded by the coding sequence ATGACTGATCAATCAGCACCTTGGCTCACTATTCTCGGCATTGGTGAGGACGGCTATGAAGGCCTGTCTGCAATAGCCAAATCAGCCTTAAACTCAGCAACGCTGGTGTACGGCGGCGCTCGCCACCTCGAACTGGTGAAAGACAACCTGCAAAATACCGATTGCACTGTAAGAGCTTGGCCGTCGCCCTTCTCCAAGGGCATTGAGGAACTCGCAGAAAACCAAGGTCACAAAACGGTGGTGCTGGCGACTGGCGATCCTCAATGGTTCGGCATAGGCGCAACGCTTCACCGCAAGTTTAGTGTAGACGAGATCGAAGTCATTCCACATCTCTCTGCCTTTTCACTTGCGGCAAGCCGGATCGGTTGGCCACTGCAGAATGTAGAAACGCTAAGCCTGCACGGTCGCCCTTTGGATACCTTACGTGGGTTTCTCTACCCTGGCGCACGCATTATCGCGTTGACCTCCAACGGCTCTGCTCCCGGTGAGATTGCAGACCTTCTGGCTGATGAAGGTTATGGAGCAAGTTCCTTGACAGTGCTGGAGCATCTCGGCGGTCCGCGAGAGAAAGTCACTATCTGTACTGCTGAGGATTATGCTGGCGAAGCTGCGGATCTGAACACCGTCGCAATTGAAGCCAAGCCGGTTGCAAACACGCCCGTTCTGTCTCGCGCTCCCGGATTGCCAGATACCGCTTTCCGGCATGATGGCAAGATGACGAAGCAGGAGGTCCGCTCCGTTACGCTTGCAAAGCTTGCTCCGATCCCAGGGCAACTCCTGTGGGATGTTGGCGCTGGCAGCGGATCAATCGGCATCGAATGGTTGCGAGCTGCAAAAGACACCAAGGCAATCGGTATCGAGCCATTGGAAACCCGCCGAACGTTTGCTTGTGGCAATGCGGCTGCTCTTGGGGTGCCGCACCTCCAGCTCATAGATGGCAAGGCTCCCGATGCTCTCAAAAATCTACCACAACCTGATGCGATTTTTGTTGGAGGTGGCTTAACGTCAGCAGGTATAATAGCAGCGTGCTTTGAGGCTCTGCCCTCAGGTGGCCGGTTGGTCGCCAATGCCGTGACGCTGGAAGGTGAGCAGGTTTTGGCGGAGAGCTGGAAAAAGCATGGCGGCGAACTGTGCCGCATCGCAGTTTCCAGAGCGGACCCAATTGGTGGACTGACTGGCTGGCGACCTATGATGCCGGTAACACAATGGAGCTTGGTAAAATTATGA
- a CDS encoding precorrin-8X methylmutase encodes MSRRETDGVLTRYDYIKDPAEIYRQSFSIVRGEADLECLPQDLRPVAVRLIHACGMPDIPQDLAYSADVVLAANEALRKGAPILTDVEMVAHGIIRKYLPAENEVICTLNKPDVPELAKKLGTTRSAAAVELWKPHQEGAVVAIGNAPTALFHLLEAIASGAPKPAAILGFPVGFVGAAESKQALAESKLGIPFITLCGRRGGSAIAAAAVNAMAAGLPEERAEGKSHD; translated from the coding sequence ATGAGCCGGAGAGAAACCGACGGAGTTCTTACGCGCTACGATTACATTAAGGATCCTGCCGAGATTTATCGGCAGTCCTTTTCCATCGTGCGTGGTGAGGCTGATCTGGAATGCCTTCCACAGGACTTGAGACCTGTAGCTGTTCGTCTGATCCATGCTTGCGGAATGCCCGACATTCCGCAAGATCTTGCATATTCAGCAGATGTTGTTCTTGCAGCGAATGAGGCTCTGCGAAAGGGCGCTCCCATCCTTACGGATGTGGAGATGGTCGCGCATGGCATCATCCGCAAATATCTGCCTGCTGAAAACGAAGTCATTTGCACGCTGAACAAGCCTGATGTTCCTGAGCTAGCAAAGAAGCTCGGCACAACGCGCTCAGCAGCGGCAGTTGAACTCTGGAAGCCGCATCAGGAAGGCGCAGTCGTAGCTATCGGCAACGCGCCGACTGCCCTATTCCATTTGCTGGAAGCGATTGCAAGTGGTGCGCCTAAACCTGCTGCAATTCTGGGGTTCCCCGTTGGTTTTGTAGGAGCTGCGGAATCCAAGCAGGCTCTTGCCGAGAGCAAACTCGGTATTCCGTTCATCACGCTGTGTGGGCGTCGCGGCGGGTCTGCGATTGCCGCAGCAGCTGTAAACGCGATGGCCGCAGGTTTGCCCGAGGAAAGAGCTGAAGGAAAATCTCATGACTGA
- a CDS encoding sirohydrochlorin chelatase — protein sequence MTKKQEEKLGVMICGHGSRNKGAVGEFARLAERLRERFPHLPVDYGYLEFANPVIHSSLDNLREQGCNRILAVPGMLFAAGHAKNDIPSVLNTYQAKHPEISLEYGRELAVDTRMVQAAGARIQEAIDAAGGDVKPEDTLLMVVGRGASDPDANSNVSKITRMLWEGFGFGWAETSYSGVTFPLVEPGLEHAVKLGYKRIIVFPYFLFTGVLVQRIYNFVDDVAARFPDFEFIKAGYLNDHPKVIDTMQERVNEILEGANNMNCQFCKYREQVLGFEAEIGLPQESHHHHVEGLGDEAECKLCDVTCTGECDSKGADAHSHSHSHDHGHSHDHADGHHHHDADHGQGHHHHPYPHADHPHGPKSMLPKSALKDDA from the coding sequence ATGACCAAAAAACAAGAAGAAAAACTCGGCGTCATGATCTGCGGACACGGCAGCCGAAACAAAGGCGCTGTTGGCGAATTTGCCCGCCTTGCAGAGCGCCTGCGTGAGCGTTTCCCGCACTTGCCAGTTGACTACGGTTATCTGGAGTTCGCAAACCCGGTGATCCACTCGAGTTTGGATAATCTGCGCGAGCAGGGCTGCAACCGCATTCTGGCAGTGCCGGGTATGTTGTTTGCGGCTGGACACGCCAAAAACGATATTCCATCCGTGCTGAACACCTATCAGGCCAAGCATCCTGAAATCTCGCTTGAATATGGCCGCGAACTGGCCGTCGACACGCGCATGGTACAAGCCGCTGGCGCCCGCATTCAGGAAGCGATTGATGCCGCAGGTGGTGACGTGAAGCCGGAAGATACCCTGCTCATGGTCGTTGGCCGTGGCGCATCCGATCCAGATGCGAACTCCAATGTCTCAAAAATCACCCGCATGTTGTGGGAGGGCTTTGGCTTTGGTTGGGCGGAGACATCCTATTCCGGCGTTACCTTCCCATTGGTTGAGCCGGGCTTGGAACATGCGGTAAAGCTTGGATATAAGCGCATTATCGTCTTCCCATATTTCCTGTTCACTGGTGTTCTCGTTCAGCGCATTTACAATTTCGTCGATGATGTTGCTGCCCGATTCCCGGATTTTGAATTCATCAAAGCGGGTTACCTGAATGACCATCCGAAGGTCATTGATACCATGCAGGAGCGCGTCAACGAGATCCTCGAAGGCGCCAACAACATGAACTGTCAGTTCTGCAAATACCGCGAGCAGGTTCTGGGGTTTGAAGCTGAAATCGGTTTGCCGCAAGAGAGCCACCACCACCACGTGGAAGGCTTGGGCGATGAAGCTGAATGCAAACTGTGTGATGTTACCTGCACCGGTGAATGCGACAGCAAAGGCGCTGATGCACATTCGCATTCGCATTCGCATGATCATGGGCATAGTCACGACCATGCTGATGGGCACCACCATCATGACGCTGATCACGGGCAGGGTCATCATCACCACCCGTACCCGCATGCAGACCATCCTCATGGCCCGAAATCTATGCTGCCCAAGTCAGCGCTAAAGGATGATGCCTGA
- a CDS encoding DUF6732 family protein, with amino-acid sequence MSFLIKLSLALGCMGFSTSAAFAHAGHLGELAGHSHWVGIAAIAGAAIVAGIAARARKRSASAEDGNPEDARGTDTISPEDAEAEPA; translated from the coding sequence ATGTCTTTCCTAATAAAACTCTCACTCGCTCTAGGGTGCATGGGGTTTTCTACTTCCGCAGCCTTTGCTCATGCAGGGCACCTGGGAGAATTGGCTGGTCATAGCCATTGGGTTGGTATTGCTGCAATCGCAGGAGCTGCGATTGTTGCCGGCATAGCCGCCAGAGCGAGAAAACGATCTGCCTCCGCTGAGGACGGCAATCCAGAAGACGCTCGTGGTACAGACACCATTTCCCCTGAAGACGCAGAAGCAGAGCCAGCATAA
- a CDS encoding ACT domain-containing protein, producing the protein MKKELVLTVVADDRPGLVGEVSKTVADHHANWVDSSLARLGGQFAGIVRVHVDKERVTELSSALHELEKAGLTIGIHVHNEGGAPDGLHAILHILGQDQPGMISRVSSVLADLHVSIEALDSLVEPGSMSGELMFRANARVVIPPQVTPAQVSEALESITADLMIDVDLTEAADIIN; encoded by the coding sequence ATGAAAAAAGAACTTGTCCTCACAGTCGTCGCTGATGATCGCCCTGGTCTTGTTGGTGAGGTCTCAAAAACTGTCGCTGATCACCATGCTAACTGGGTAGATAGTTCTCTCGCACGCCTTGGTGGCCAATTTGCCGGGATTGTCCGTGTGCACGTTGACAAGGAGCGTGTCACAGAGCTTTCCTCAGCACTGCATGAGTTGGAAAAAGCTGGCCTCACAATTGGCATTCATGTTCATAATGAGGGCGGCGCTCCCGACGGGCTACACGCTATTTTACACATTCTTGGGCAGGATCAACCGGGTATGATCAGCCGCGTTTCCAGCGTGCTTGCTGATCTACATGTCAGCATTGAGGCTTTGGACTCGCTGGTTGAGCCGGGCTCGATGAGTGGAGAACTGATGTTCCGCGCCAACGCTCGGGTGGTCATTCCTCCGCAAGTCACTCCTGCTCAGGTCTCTGAAGCACTGGAGAGCATTACTGCTGACTTAATGATTGACGTTGATCTCACAGAAGCAGCGGATATCATCAACTGA
- the guaD gene encoding guanine deaminase has translation MQGTVRTVTALRGHVLQFCGDPFCDNPSDALVDWSDGLVITENGKITAVGDAAELIKSLPEGAVVHDHSGKFILPGFVDCHVHYPQTEVIASYGAQLIEWLNTYTFPAEAKFGDMDYARRAADVYLQQSFANGITSASVYCTIHPESVDALFEQAARHNMRVAAGKVMMDRNAPANLRDTAQSGYDQSKALLEKWHGKGRALYSITPRFAPTSTPEQLEATGALWKEHPEALLQTHTSENRQELEWVGELYPEHPDYVGVYEHFGLLGKGSVLGHGIYLNDREKALLHETGTSIAHCPTSNTFIGSGLFDVRGSHFTHQPIRVGLATDVGGGSSFSMLTTMRTAYEIAQLQGYSLHPVQAYYLATVGSAKTLYQDDKIGNIKVGMEADFAVIDPLSTALIRHRMSYTNTLIEQLFIQMILGDDRAIAATYIDGKCVFSKST, from the coding sequence ATGCAAGGAACTGTTCGGACGGTTACAGCGCTTCGCGGCCATGTTTTGCAATTTTGCGGCGATCCGTTTTGCGATAATCCATCAGATGCATTGGTTGACTGGTCTGATGGGCTGGTCATTACAGAGAACGGCAAAATCACTGCTGTCGGCGATGCTGCTGAGTTGATAAAATCTCTGCCTGAAGGTGCTGTTGTGCACGATCATTCGGGCAAGTTCATTCTGCCCGGTTTCGTCGACTGCCATGTTCACTACCCACAGACAGAAGTTATCGCCTCTTACGGCGCACAGCTGATTGAGTGGCTCAACACCTATACTTTTCCGGCAGAAGCCAAGTTTGGGGATATGGATTATGCACGCCGGGCTGCGGATGTGTATTTGCAGCAGAGCTTTGCCAATGGCATTACCAGCGCGTCCGTTTACTGCACCATCCATCCAGAATCTGTAGATGCTCTGTTTGAGCAAGCGGCCCGCCACAACATGCGTGTTGCTGCTGGTAAGGTGATGATGGATCGCAATGCGCCAGCTAACCTGCGTGATACCGCTCAAAGCGGATATGACCAATCCAAAGCTTTGCTGGAAAAGTGGCATGGCAAAGGACGTGCACTCTATTCCATTACCCCAAGGTTTGCGCCAACTTCTACCCCGGAACAGCTGGAAGCGACAGGTGCGCTTTGGAAGGAACACCCTGAAGCACTTCTGCAAACCCATACCTCAGAAAACCGCCAGGAATTGGAATGGGTGGGTGAGTTGTACCCGGAACACCCCGATTATGTCGGCGTTTATGAGCATTTTGGGCTTTTGGGCAAAGGCAGTGTGCTCGGCCATGGCATTTACTTAAATGACCGGGAAAAGGCACTGCTGCATGAGACTGGAACATCCATCGCGCATTGCCCAACCTCAAACACCTTCATCGGTTCAGGCCTGTTTGATGTGCGCGGTTCGCATTTCACACATCAACCAATTCGCGTTGGGTTGGCTACAGATGTCGGGGGCGGTTCCAGCTTCTCCATGCTGACAACCATGCGTACGGCCTATGAGATTGCGCAGCTGCAGGGGTATTCTCTCCACCCTGTTCAGGCTTATTATCTGGCGACTGTAGGTTCTGCGAAAACACTGTATCAGGACGACAAGATCGGCAACATCAAGGTGGGCATGGAAGCTGACTTTGCGGTGATTGACCCACTCTCCACAGCGTTGATCCGCCACCGGATGTCTTACACTAACACCTTGATTGAGCAGCTGTTCATTCAGATGATCCTTGGTGATGACCGTGCGATTGCGGCGACTTATATCGATGGCAAATGCGTCTTTTCTAAATCAACCTGA